One region of Moraxella sp. ZY210820 genomic DNA includes:
- a CDS encoding outer membrane protein transport protein: protein MKLHQLALAVAITTLPTMSVFAAALDRSGQPMNAFFQEGNYFEAGLSVLDPTVSGKEAGKTPTSRNVPDMGESYIFPTAALKLQPHEKFSIGLLYDQPFGAEAEYSGNNAFVANSATDTTNSLTNLIKPVVTRAVTTAVAGQQGLTNPTSAQLQAIAENPAVQSQINTRTNAQVTALTSNFGNFLGADGEATNVSVHTQSLSLVAGYQPTKNFNIYAGPVYQTVKGDVHLRGTAYSLFNGYDFNAPETGGVGWLAGFAYSKPEIALRAAVTYRSEIDHDISGTESIPALNVVSHPALGGLLTQLNSSTANMQAIAASENKTKITLPQSVNLDLQSGIAPDTLAFVNVRWVDWSKFAIQPHKFGLLSKEIGALAQRPNGFNLIQYSKDQISATAGVGRKFNDQWTGSVAVGWDSGTSDLVSILGPTKGYWNLGLGVQYSPQKNYFIAGGVKHFWLGDAKAQTGAQAGGNDYSSEFKDNKAWAYGLKIGYKF, encoded by the coding sequence ATGAAATTACATCAATTAGCCCTTGCTGTTGCAATTACAACATTACCAACAATGAGCGTTTTTGCAGCTGCTTTAGACCGTTCTGGTCAGCCAATGAATGCTTTTTTCCAAGAAGGAAACTATTTTGAAGCAGGTCTTTCTGTATTAGACCCAACTGTATCTGGTAAAGAAGCTGGTAAAACACCCACTTCTCGTAATGTTCCAGATATGGGGGAAAGCTATATCTTCCCAACTGCAGCACTTAAATTACAGCCACATGAAAAATTTTCTATAGGTTTATTATATGACCAACCATTTGGTGCTGAAGCTGAGTATTCTGGCAACAATGCCTTTGTAGCAAATTCTGCAACAGATACAACTAATTCATTAACCAACTTAATTAAACCTGTTGTAACTCGTGCTGTAACAACAGCAGTTGCAGGACAACAAGGTCTTACTAACCCAACATCAGCACAGTTACAAGCAATTGCTGAAAATCCTGCTGTACAAAGCCAAATTAATACTAGAACAAATGCTCAAGTTACTGCTCTTACATCTAACTTTGGTAACTTCTTAGGGGCTGATGGTGAAGCAACCAATGTATCAGTACATACTCAAAGTTTATCTTTAGTTGCTGGTTATCAACCAACTAAAAACTTTAATATCTATGCAGGTCCAGTCTATCAAACTGTAAAAGGCGATGTTCATTTGCGTGGAACTGCTTATAGCTTATTTAATGGTTATGATTTTAATGCACCTGAAACAGGTGGTGTAGGCTGGTTAGCAGGTTTTGCTTATTCTAAACCTGAAATTGCTTTACGTGCAGCAGTAACTTATCGTTCTGAAATTGACCATGATATTTCTGGTACTGAATCAATTCCAGCATTAAATGTTGTTTCACACCCAGCATTAGGAGGTTTATTAACACAACTTAATTCTTCTACTGCTAATATGCAGGCTATTGCAGCAAGTGAAAATAAAACTAAAATTACTTTACCACAATCAGTAAATTTAGATTTACAAAGTGGTATTGCACCTGATACTTTAGCATTTGTGAATGTGCGTTGGGTGGATTGGTCAAAATTTGCTATTCAACCACATAAGTTTGGCTTATTATCAAAAGAAATCGGTGCATTAGCTCAACGACCTAATGGTTTTAATTTAATCCAATATTCTAAAGACCAAATTTCAGCAACTGCAGGTGTTGGTCGCAAGTTTAATGACCAATGGACTGGTAGCGTTGCAGTAGGTTGGGATAGTGGTACAAGCGATCTTGTAAGTATTCTAGGTCCTACCAAAGGTTATTGGAATTTAGGTTTAGGTGTACAATATAGTCCACAGAAAAATTATTTTATTGCAGGCGGTGTCAAACACTTTTGGTTAGGTGATGCAAAAGCCCAAACTGGTGCACAAGCAGGTGGGAACGATTACTCATCAGAATTTAAAGACAACAAAGCTTGGGCTTATGGCTTAAAAATCGGCTATAAATTCTAA
- a CDS encoding MCR_0457 family protein, whose amino-acid sequence MRFFTSITAFMLSCAMITTVQADEQVLDFDTQHAMPAELATVAVLGELCPTLIETDDAFTNGYHKVIKELLPNAKNPVAEFKLLTESPEYKDIMATERAFALQAGDAENQEICIAIQEYGR is encoded by the coding sequence ATGCGTTTTTTTACTTCTATAACCGCTTTTATGCTCAGTTGTGCTATGATAACAACTGTTCAAGCCGATGAACAAGTTTTGGATTTTGATACTCAACACGCTATGCCAGCAGAACTAGCAACAGTTGCCGTATTGGGCGAATTATGTCCAACACTGATTGAAACAGATGATGCATTTACTAATGGTTATCATAAAGTAATTAAAGAATTATTACCTAATGCTAAAAATCCTGTTGCAGAATTTAAACTATTAACTGAATCACCAGAGTATAAGGATATTATGGCAACTGAACGTGCATTTGCTCTACAAGCAGGCGATGCAGAAAATCAAGAAATTTGTATTGCAATTCAAGAATATGGACGTTAA